In Methylobacterium sp. WL1, the sequence CCGAGGCGTTGAATGACCATCCTTCGCAGCCGAGCCGGGTCTGGAACCGTCTACCTGCAGAGATCCGCGAGCAGATCGTTGCCTTGGCTCTGGAGCAGCCTGAACTCAGTCCGCGTGAGCTGGCGGTGCGCTTCACCGACGAGCACCGCTACTTCGTCTCGGAAGCGACGGTCTACCGGTTGCTCAAATCTCAGGACCTGATCACCAGCCCGGCCTATATCGTCATCGAGGCCGCTGACGAGTTCCGTGATAAGACCACCGCGCCCAACCAGCTTTGGCAGACGGACTTCGCCTATCTGAAGGTCGTTGGCTGGGGCTGGTACTACCTGTCGACCGTCCTGGACGACTTCTCACACTACATCGTCGCCTGGAAGCTGTGCACGACGATGCAGGCCAGCGAAGTCACCGCCACGCTCGACCTGGCGCTGGGTGCGGCTGGGCTCGATCAGGCGCGGGTGATGCCGCGGCCACGCCTGCTCTCCGACAACGGGCCGAGCTACGTCGCCAGCGACCTGGCTGACTGGCTCGGCATTCGGGGCATGACCCACATCCGCGGTGCGCCATGCCATCCTCAAACGCAGGGCAAGATCGAGCGTTGGCATCAGACACTCAAGAACCGCATCCTGCTCGAACACGCGTACTTGCCCGGCGAGTTGGAGACGCAGGTTGCCGACTTCGTCGAACACTACAACCATGCCCGAGCCCATGAGAGCCTGAGCAACCTCACGCCCGCTGACGTCTACTTCGGACGCGGCGAAGGGATCCTGGCCGAGCGGGAACGCATCAAGCGCCAGACCCTGATGGATCGCCGCTTGCGCCACCACGCGCAGGCCGCCTAACCTCTCACCCCAGATGGACCAGAGCCTCCGCTCCTGAACACCGCTGAATGTCCCAAATCATCTGACGACGGACAAACTGCGGTACTGCGCGCGCTCAGCATCTTTGAACACTCATAAGTTGTATCTGTGCGGTTCACGGCAGCGTGATTACTGTTTTCTGGAATATAAACTGTGTCAAAATTAGCTCTCGGATCCGGGAGCATCGCCACGTTAAGGCATAAATAACTTTCTTCCTCTAGTATCTAGACAACGGTGCCACATTTGAGTGACGCGCCGGTGGGCTGCACCGTAGGCCGTTGGGCTCCTGGGTGTCGTCGAGCAGCCTCAACGATCCTGGGAGTGATGCCATGTTCGGTGGAATGCGTGCGCACGCCGATCTCGCGGCCAAACTCGATGCGCTCGACCGTTCACAGGCGGTCATCGAGTTCCAGCCCGACGGCACCATCCTTACCGCCAACGCCAACTTCTTGACGGCGATGGGCTACATCCTGGCTGAGGTACGGGGGCAGCATCATGCCATGTTCGTCGAGGCGGCACACCGCGACAGCGCCGAGTACCGCGCGTTCTGGGACGCGCTGCGGCAGGGAAGCTTCCAGTCCGCCGAGTTCAAGCGCATCGCCAAGGGCGGTCGACCTGTCTGGATCCAGGCAAGCTACAACCCGGTGCTCGACCGCGCCGGCCGGGTGGTCAAGGTGGTCAAGTTCGCCGCCGATATCACCGCCCAGAAGATGCGCGCGCTCGATCTCGACGGGCAGATCACCGCCCTGCACCGCTCGCAGGCAGTGATCGCGTTCGATCCAGCCGGCACGATCCTGGAAGCCAACCAGAACTTTCTCGACGCCGTCGGGTATCGCCTCGACGAGATCGTGGGTCGCCACCACAGCGTGTTCGTCGATGCCGCCGAACAGTCGGGGGCGGCCTATCGCGGGTTCTGGGATCACCTCGGACGCGGCGAGTTCGCAGCGGGCGAGTTCCGACGCATCGCTAAAGGCGGGCGCGAGGTCTGGATCCAGGCGACCTACAGCCCGATCAAGGATGTCGACGGCACGGTGCTGCAGGTGGTCAAGTTCGCTGCCGATATCACCGCGCAGGTGCACGAGCGTCAGCGCCGGACCGAGGCGCAGCGGATGATCGGTGCCGACCTCGATGCTATCGGCTCTGCGGTCGACGACGTCACCCGGCAGACCGCGGAGGCCGTCGGTGCGGTCGGACAGGTCTCGAACGACATCCAGTGCGTCGCTTCGGGGGCGGAGGAGCTCTCGGCCTCGGTCGACGAGATCAGCCAGCAGGTCACCCAAGCCGCACGCATGGCCGGTGAGGCGGTCGAGCAGGCCCGACGCACGGGAAGCATCGTGGCGGGGTTGAGTGGGCAGGCGGCGCAGATCGGCGACGTGGTTGCGCTGATCCAGGGCATCGCTTCACAGACGAACCTGTTGGCGCTCAACGCCACCATTGAGGCGGCACGTGCCGGTGTAGCCGGCAAGGGCTTCGCAGTGGTCGCGTCGGAGGTGAAGGCCCTGGCCGAGCAGACCGCCAAGGCGACCGACCAGATCCGCGGGCAGATCACCGCGACGCAGGCGGCGACTCGCGAAGCGGTCGAGGCGATCGGTTCGATCCGGGGCACCATCGGTCAGCTCGACGAGGTTTCGGCGGCGATCGCGGCGGCGGTCGAGGAGCAATCCGCGGTTACGCGCGAGATGTCGGGGAGCATGCATACGGCCGCGAACGGCGTAACCACGATCGCCGGCGGCATGGAGGCGATAGCCCGGGCGGGCGAGCGGGTCGATGCCGCCACGCGGCAGGTTCGGGAAGCCGCACGGGCGGTCGCGTGACGATGGCCCAGCCCCCTGATTTCACCGCCCCCATCCTCGAGCATGACTGGGCTCAGCTATCGGAAGTTAGCGCTGCCGTGCGGCGTAGCCTCGACGATGCTCTCTCGGATCTCGTGCGCGAAGCGGTCGAAGAACCGACGGAGTCGTACGCGGCGAGCTGCGCACGTATCGATCGGGCATTCGGTGACCGGATGGCCCCATATCGGGATCTCGACTGGGCGGTGGATCGAGC encodes:
- a CDS encoding PAS domain-containing methyl-accepting chemotaxis protein, with amino-acid sequence MFGGMRAHADLAAKLDALDRSQAVIEFQPDGTILTANANFLTAMGYILAEVRGQHHAMFVEAAHRDSAEYRAFWDALRQGSFQSAEFKRIAKGGRPVWIQASYNPVLDRAGRVVKVVKFAADITAQKMRALDLDGQITALHRSQAVIAFDPAGTILEANQNFLDAVGYRLDEIVGRHHSVFVDAAEQSGAAYRGFWDHLGRGEFAAGEFRRIAKGGREVWIQATYSPIKDVDGTVLQVVKFAADITAQVHERQRRTEAQRMIGADLDAIGSAVDDVTRQTAEAVGAVGQVSNDIQCVASGAEELSASVDEISQQVTQAARMAGEAVEQARRTGSIVAGLSGQAAQIGDVVALIQGIASQTNLLALNATIEAARAGVAGKGFAVVASEVKALAEQTAKATDQIRGQITATQAATREAVEAIGSIRGTIGQLDEVSAAIAAAVEEQSAVTREMSGSMHTAANGVTTIAGGMEAIARAGERVDAATRQVREAARAVA